In Mytilus trossulus isolate FHL-02 chromosome 6, PNRI_Mtr1.1.1.hap1, whole genome shotgun sequence, a single window of DNA contains:
- the LOC134723470 gene encoding uncharacterized protein LOC134723470, which translates to MSPTELQNTTNRSFYNTVSETVVSTDIQTQRLTDIKPSTSIHNEAIDTNRKETGFSSKEKLVYYGLLAGGLVLVLCLSVTCNICIIHKYKTGHLNVQLDKTVNENAHNASKDIEDLSSNYESICESEMIPNVSKLQTEISVGAAHPHKNKSDNNSATSERSYLEVIADNIYINPCLHSKENGESDSSHKVSSPEYGEASKKDENISDFDSYTDEFGHKELTNSEASVNKSIRNIDALDSFPPAFCAGELSNERLSSHDEVYVYCKPNKEDSLSMVNFAELSETGSPVVDRDPHIVLQNDDGQINPYENLSRIDKNDVHDYNTCIVPPRY; encoded by the exons ATGTCACCAACAGAACttcaaaacacaacaaata gaTCATTTTACAATACTGTGAGTGAAACTGTTGTAAGTACTGACATACAAACTCAAAGACTGACAG ACATCAAGCCATCAACAAGCATTCACAATGAAGCCATCgatacaaatagaaaagaaaCAG GTTTTTCATCCAAAGAAAAGCTAGTGTACTATGGCCTGTTAGCTGGTGGTCTTGTCTTAGTGTTGTGCTTGTCAGTAACATGTAACATTTGTATTATTCACAAATACAAAACAGGACACTTGAATGTGCAGCTAGACAAAACTGTAAATGAAAATGCACACAATGCGTCTAAAGATATCGAAGATCTCTCATCAAATTACGAATCCATATGCGAAAGCGAAATGATCCCAAATGTATCAAAATTACAGACAGAAATTTCTGTTGGAGCAGCACATCCCCATAAAAATAAGTCCGATAACAATTCTGCAACGTCTGAAAGATCGTACTTAGAAGTCATTGCCGATAACATTTACATCAATCCTTGTCTTCATTCAAAAGAAAATGGCGAATCTGATAGTTCGCATAAAGTTTCTTCACCAGAATATGGAGAAGCATCAAAGAAAGATGAGAACATTTCTGATTTTGATTCTTACACAGATGAGTTTGGTCACAAAGAACTTACAAACTCTGAAGCCTCCGTGAATAAGAGTATCCGTAACATCGATGCGTTAGACAGTTTTCCTCCTGCATTTTGTGCAGGTGAACTCAGTAATGAACGATTGAGCAGTCACGATGAAGTATATGTTTATTGCAAACCAAACAAAGAAGACTCTTTGTCGATGGTAAACTTTGCTGAATTATCAGAAACAGGAAGTCCGGTAGTCGATCGCGATCCACATATCGTACTACAAAATGATGACGGACAAATCAATCCTTATGAAAATCTTTCAAGAATCGATAAAAATGATGTTCACGACTACAATACTTGTATTGTTCCACCAAGATattga
- the LOC134722753 gene encoding uncharacterized protein LOC134722753, with amino-acid sequence MKEYLMFILVALQNGALSVEGRIHTKTEHADLGETITLQCQNSGSSTSLWRRKDYFISGGLYINPSAYGYDRLMITGDSMKGEYNLEISNITEEDLGLYSCEVLINNIAKQTRVKLILHSQINETQTTDEYTAKGIDTSSYFSLNTF; translated from the exons ATGAAAGAATATCTTATGTTTATTTTGGTTGCTTTACAGAATG GTGCACTATCTGTGGAAGGAAGAATACACACTAAGACAGAACATGCTGATCTTGGGGAGACCATAACTTTGCAGTGTCAGAATTCGGGATCGTCAACGTCATTATGGCGACGAAAAGATTACTTTATATCAGGTGGTTTATATATAAACCCAAGTGCGTACGGATACGACAGATTAATGATAACTGGAGATTCAATGAAAGGGGAATACAATCTAGAAATATCCAATATAACAGAGGAAGACCTTGGTTTATATAGTTGCGAGGttttaatcaacaacattgCTAAACAGACAAGAGTAAAACTTATATTGCACt CTCAAATCAATGAAACACAAACTACAGATGAGTATACTGCTAAAGGTATAGATACTTCCAGTTATTTCTCTTTGAATACTTTTTAG